DNA sequence from the Alteribacter lacisalsi genome:
TCTGGCCTACCGCGGGTCAGAATGGCTCGGCCTTGCTCCCCACATAGAAGAGGACGTTGCTTTTTCTTCGATCAGCCAGGACACGATGGGACATGCAGTCATGTATTATCAGCTGCTCGAGGAACTTGGAGAAGGCGAAGCAGACAGAATCAGCCATCTGAGAACGCCTTCCGAGTTTCAAAATGCTATCCTCCTTGAAATGAAAAACGGGGAAGGAAGCTATATTGAAAAGCCGGATTATGACTGGGCATTTGCTGTTGTGAGAAACCTGTTCTACGACTATGCAAAAGCGATCCGGCTCCAGTCACTCAAGCAGTCGTCATATCAGCCTCTGGCACATATGGCCAGACGGATCATAAGCGAGGAATATTATCATCTGATGCATTGGGAAATGTGGTTCAGACAGCTGATGACGAGTACACCTGAAGCCAGAGAGCGGATGGAAAATGCTGTCCGGCGTGTATGGAACGAGTTTGGCGGCGTGCTTAGCCTCGGACCTGAAGGTCAGAAAATAACCGGAGCAGGACTCATTGAAGCCGAATCCTTACTGACGGAACGCTGGCTTGAAAAGGTAAGCCGGATTCTCGATGAAACCGGATTTAATCCTGAAGGGGAACCGGGGATGAAAACAGGCAACGGCAGGGCCGGTGAGCACACAGAAGATCTCGATGAAGCACTTGCGATTCTGTCTGAGGTTTACCGAAAGGACCCGGCAGCTTCCTGGTAGAAACCAGCATGAAAGGGTGGTTGTATGGTGATTGAGAAAACAGAAATGGAAGAGGCCATCCGCCTCGCCCTGCAGTCAGTGAAAGACCCGGAAATCCCGTCCATCAGTGTCGTTGAACTTGGCATGATTGCCAGTGTGGACTGCAGCGACGGTAAAGCTCTGATCAAAGCCACACCGACCTTTGTGGGGTGTCCGGCCCTCGACATCATTAAACGTTCTGTTGAAACCGCTGTCATGGAGGTTGAGGGTGTCAATGAGGCAGAAGTTAAATACGTCTACGATCCTCCATGGACTACGGATGCCATCAGCAGTGAGGGGAAGGAAAAGCTCAAGGAATACGGAATTGCTCCGCCACCGGCCAGCCATACGCCGGGAGAGCCATGGAAAATTGACTGTCCTTACTGCGGATCGTTATACACCACTATGGAAAACATTTTCGGGCCGACCGCCTGCAGAAGCATTCTTTACTGTAAAAGCTGTAAGAATCCGTTCGAAGCGATGAAACCGGTAGCCGATCTCGATTTTTAGACTCGGAATGCCGGACAAATATAACCTTGAGAGGATGAAGCATAATGGTAAAACTGATTGCACTCTACAAACACCCTGAGGATAAGGCAGCATTTGATGATCATTACTTCAACACACATACTCCGATTACGAAAAAAATTCCGGGACTCCGCAAAATGGAAGTTACCAGAGTAGTCGGCTCTCCTATGGGAGAAAGCGAGTATTACCTGATGTGTGAAATGTATTATGATGACAACGATTCTCTGAAAAAAGCAATGAAAACTGACGAAGCAAAAGCCAGTGGAAAGGATCTGATGGGATTTGCCGGCAACCTGGTCACGCT
Encoded proteins:
- the paaD gene encoding 1,2-phenylacetyl-CoA epoxidase subunit PaaD, encoding MVIEKTEMEEAIRLALQSVKDPEIPSISVVELGMIASVDCSDGKALIKATPTFVGCPALDIIKRSVETAVMEVEGVNEAEVKYVYDPPWTTDAISSEGKEKLKEYGIAPPPASHTPGEPWKIDCPYCGSLYTTMENIFGPTACRSILYCKSCKNPFEAMKPVADLDF
- a CDS encoding EthD family reductase; this translates as MVKLIALYKHPEDKAAFDDHYFNTHTPITKKIPGLRKMEVTRVVGSPMGESEYYLMCEMYYDDNDSLKKAMKTDEAKASGKDLMGFAGNLVTLMIGEEANED
- the paaC gene encoding 1,2-phenylacetyl-CoA epoxidase subunit PaaC; amino-acid sequence: MIRVTFENAESIKLNRDALGACKVLLYQLADDDFLLAYRGSEWLGLAPHIEEDVAFSSISQDTMGHAVMYYQLLEELGEGEADRISHLRTPSEFQNAILLEMKNGEGSYIEKPDYDWAFAVVRNLFYDYAKAIRLQSLKQSSYQPLAHMARRIISEEYYHLMHWEMWFRQLMTSTPEARERMENAVRRVWNEFGGVLSLGPEGQKITGAGLIEAESLLTERWLEKVSRILDETGFNPEGEPGMKTGNGRAGEHTEDLDEALAILSEVYRKDPAASW